A part of Microbacterium atlanticum genomic DNA contains:
- the dxs gene encoding 1-deoxy-D-xylulose-5-phosphate synthase produces MSLLSSITGPRDLDALTIDQLERLADEIRGFLVENVARTGGHLGPNLGVVELTIALHRVFDSPNDPMIFDTGHQSYVHKLLTGRQDFSQLRARGGLAGYPQRSESPHDVVESSHASSSLSWADGVSRALTRTGRHDRHVVAVVGDGSLTGGMTWEALNNISDDNDRNLVIVVNDNGRSYAPTIGGMARYLNRVRTADSYRTLRRGSDDLFRKLGPAARAVYRGVRGGTHGFLSRFTNNAALYSNLDIKYLGPVDGHDLATLIETLELAKEYGAPVIVHAITEKGRGYAPARSDEADQFHAVGKIDPLTGEALGSSGGASWTDVFADELVAVGGERDDIIAMTAAMLRPTGLLPFAQRFPDRVYDVGIAEQHAVASAAGLAFGGLHPVVAIYATFMNRAFDQVLMDVALHRAGVTFVLDRAGVTGPDGPSHHGIWDLAMLQIVPHIRIAVPRDERRLREALREAVAVDDAPTVVRFPKGPVSPELEAIERLDDGVDVLVRSDAHDVLLVGIGPMAHIAVDVADRLRAQGIGATVVDPRWVVPVQPSIIELAASHRLVITIEDGIRVGGIGTRVRQVLREAGVDTAVDELGVPDEFIDHASREQILEDAGLTPAKIAQDVVAQVLGTRIPVARGAQTSEIATIPALARDQQRR; encoded by the coding sequence ATGTCGCTGCTGTCGTCCATCACCGGACCCCGTGACCTCGACGCGCTGACCATCGATCAGCTGGAGCGGCTCGCGGACGAGATCCGCGGATTCCTCGTCGAGAACGTCGCCCGCACCGGCGGCCACCTCGGTCCCAATCTGGGCGTCGTGGAGCTCACCATCGCGCTTCACCGCGTGTTCGACTCGCCGAACGACCCGATGATCTTCGACACCGGGCACCAGTCGTACGTGCACAAGCTGCTCACCGGGCGGCAGGACTTCTCGCAGCTCCGTGCGCGTGGCGGGCTGGCGGGGTACCCGCAGCGCTCGGAGAGCCCGCACGACGTCGTCGAGTCCTCGCACGCGTCCAGCTCGCTGAGCTGGGCGGACGGCGTGTCGCGCGCCCTCACCCGCACCGGCCGCCACGACCGGCACGTCGTGGCCGTGGTCGGCGACGGCTCGCTCACGGGCGGCATGACGTGGGAGGCGCTCAACAACATCTCCGACGACAACGACCGCAACCTGGTGATCGTCGTCAACGACAACGGACGCTCGTACGCGCCGACCATCGGCGGCATGGCGCGCTACCTGAACCGCGTGCGCACAGCGGACTCGTACCGCACGCTGCGCCGGGGCTCTGACGACCTGTTCCGCAAGCTCGGGCCCGCCGCTCGCGCGGTGTACCGGGGCGTCCGCGGCGGAACGCACGGGTTCCTGTCGCGCTTCACCAACAACGCCGCGCTCTACTCGAACCTCGACATCAAGTACCTCGGCCCGGTGGACGGCCACGACCTCGCGACGCTCATCGAGACGCTCGAGCTGGCGAAGGAGTACGGCGCACCCGTCATCGTCCACGCCATCACCGAGAAAGGCCGCGGCTACGCGCCCGCGCGATCGGACGAGGCCGACCAGTTCCACGCCGTGGGCAAGATCGATCCGCTCACCGGCGAGGCCCTCGGCTCGTCCGGGGGAGCGTCATGGACCGACGTCTTCGCCGACGAGCTGGTGGCCGTGGGCGGCGAGCGGGACGACATCATCGCCATGACGGCCGCCATGCTGCGCCCGACGGGACTGCTGCCGTTCGCGCAGCGCTTCCCGGATCGGGTCTACGACGTCGGCATCGCCGAACAGCACGCGGTCGCCTCGGCGGCCGGTCTCGCCTTCGGCGGCCTGCACCCCGTGGTCGCGATCTACGCGACCTTCATGAACCGCGCGTTCGACCAGGTGCTCATGGACGTCGCCCTCCACCGCGCCGGCGTCACCTTCGTGCTCGACCGCGCGGGCGTGACCGGCCCCGACGGTCCCAGCCACCACGGCATCTGGGACCTCGCCATGCTGCAGATCGTTCCGCACATCCGCATCGCCGTGCCGCGCGACGAGCGCCGGCTCCGCGAGGCGCTGCGCGAAGCCGTCGCCGTGGACGACGCTCCGACAGTCGTCCGCTTCCCCAAGGGCCCGGTGAGCCCCGAGCTCGAGGCGATCGAGCGCCTCGACGACGGTGTGGACGTGCTGGTGCGCTCGGACGCCCACGACGTCCTCCTCGTGGGAATCGGCCCCATGGCGCACATCGCCGTCGACGTGGCCGACCGGCTCCGCGCCCAGGGAATCGGCGCGACCGTCGTCGACCCCCGCTGGGTGGTTCCGGTGCAGCCGTCGATCATCGAGCTCGCAGCATCCCATCGCCTGGTCATCACGATCGAGGACGGCATCCGCGTCGGCGGCATCGGAACACGGGTACGTCAGGTGCTGCGCGAGGCGGGCGTCGACACGGCCGTCGACGAGCTCGGCGTGCCCGACGAGTTCATCGATCACGCCAGTCGCGAGCAGATCCTCGAGGACGCCGGTCTCACGCCGGCCAAGATCGCGCAGGACGTCGTGGCCCAGGTCCTCGGAACGCGAATCCCCGTCGCGCGCGGCGCGCAGACGAGCGAGATCGCGACGATCCCCGCGCTTGCGCGCGACCAGCAGCGCCGCTGA
- the pepN gene encoding aminopeptidase N: MTSANLTRAETAARSAVVRVLTARVELDVTGAPDEDETGFPTVSILEIEADAAAAGASTTGVATWIDFLGEAVEALEIDGVAQPVEWDGARVRIAGLSGRHTVRIAARGAYSRSGEGMHRFTDPVDGQTYLYTHYEPADARRVMACFEQPDMKARYTFVVTAPAGWTVLSNQAVATSTRAGEARRVEFAETLPLSTYITSVAAGPYHRAEGEWRRGDQIVPLGVLCRASLVAHLDADEILEITRQGLGFFGDAFGCPYPWGKYDQIFVPEYNIGAMENPGLVTFTEAYLFRGAATVAQHEGRANTILHEMAHMWFGDLVTMRWWDDLWLKESFADYMGAHATAAVTRFPDAWVTFAARRKAWAYLQDQLPTTHPIVADIADLEAAKLNFDGITYAKGASVLKQLVAFVGEEEFFEGARQYFAAHAFGNTTLDDLLRHLTAASGRDVRAWSRAWLETTGMSTIQVERGARSAVLVQSDPRPHRLRIGMFEVRDGRLVRVRTVDADVVAERTPLGQIGAPDLLLPNDSDLTYAKVRLDAASLDAVEAGLSTIDDPLARGIVWSSLWNATRDGELPAARYLEIVRRHAGSETNSALRADVLANASFAIGHHVAATRRPQERSAWLETTWKELTTAEASSDAQLAWARAFGTAAMYDDARATELRGMLAGTVAAPDGLSLDPELRWAWLTALATTGHASVAEADAELRRDPTAKGRTAHLTVLASRPDAKVRAAAWHSAWDDTTLTNDHLSATIAGARAGGRRDLIGCFDDEYFARIRGVWSRRSIEIAARLVRGLFPEGDSLEQVDAWLAQNEDAPAALRRIVREQRDHLARDLRVRAAQPA, encoded by the coding sequence ATGACGAGCGCCAACCTGACCAGGGCGGAGACCGCAGCCCGGTCCGCCGTCGTCCGCGTCCTGACCGCCCGTGTCGAGCTCGATGTGACCGGAGCACCGGACGAGGACGAGACCGGGTTCCCGACGGTCAGCATCCTGGAGATCGAGGCGGATGCCGCGGCCGCCGGCGCCTCGACGACCGGCGTCGCGACGTGGATCGATTTCCTCGGCGAGGCCGTCGAGGCGCTCGAGATCGACGGGGTCGCCCAGCCCGTCGAGTGGGACGGCGCCCGCGTCCGCATCGCGGGACTGAGCGGGCGGCACACCGTGCGCATCGCGGCGCGCGGTGCGTACAGCCGGTCCGGCGAGGGCATGCACCGCTTCACCGATCCGGTCGATGGCCAAACCTACCTCTACACGCACTACGAGCCGGCCGATGCTCGCCGGGTGATGGCGTGCTTCGAGCAGCCCGACATGAAGGCCCGCTACACGTTCGTGGTCACTGCGCCCGCGGGGTGGACGGTGCTGTCGAACCAGGCGGTCGCGACGAGCACGCGTGCGGGCGAAGCGCGCCGCGTGGAGTTCGCCGAGACGCTGCCCCTCTCGACCTACATCACCTCGGTGGCGGCCGGACCGTACCACCGGGCCGAAGGCGAGTGGCGACGCGGTGATCAGATCGTGCCGCTGGGCGTCTTGTGCCGCGCGTCCCTCGTCGCGCATCTCGATGCCGACGAGATCCTCGAGATCACCCGGCAGGGCCTCGGCTTCTTCGGCGACGCCTTCGGCTGCCCGTACCCGTGGGGGAAGTACGACCAGATCTTCGTGCCCGAGTACAACATCGGCGCGATGGAGAACCCGGGCCTGGTGACCTTCACCGAGGCGTACCTCTTCCGCGGCGCGGCGACGGTCGCACAGCACGAAGGCCGTGCGAACACGATCCTCCACGAGATGGCGCACATGTGGTTCGGCGACCTCGTCACGATGCGCTGGTGGGACGACCTGTGGCTGAAGGAGTCGTTCGCCGACTACATGGGGGCGCACGCCACGGCGGCGGTCACGCGGTTCCCGGATGCGTGGGTCACCTTCGCCGCGCGAAGGAAGGCGTGGGCGTATCTGCAGGACCAGCTGCCCACGACGCATCCGATCGTCGCCGACATCGCCGACCTCGAGGCGGCGAAGCTGAACTTCGACGGCATCACCTACGCCAAGGGGGCGTCGGTCCTGAAGCAGCTGGTCGCGTTCGTCGGCGAGGAGGAGTTCTTCGAGGGCGCCCGGCAGTACTTCGCCGCCCACGCGTTCGGCAACACCACCCTCGACGACCTGCTGCGCCATCTCACGGCCGCCTCGGGGCGCGATGTGCGCGCGTGGTCGCGCGCGTGGCTGGAGACCACCGGGATGTCGACGATCCAGGTGGAGCGCGGCGCCCGGAGCGCCGTGCTGGTGCAGTCCGATCCGCGACCGCACCGGCTGCGCATCGGGATGTTCGAGGTGCGCGACGGGCGCCTGGTGCGCGTGCGGACAGTCGATGCCGACGTGGTCGCCGAGCGCACGCCGCTGGGACAGATCGGAGCACCCGACCTCCTGCTGCCCAATGACAGCGACCTCACCTACGCCAAGGTGCGGCTCGACGCCGCGTCGCTGGACGCCGTCGAGGCCGGACTCTCGACGATCGACGACCCCCTTGCCCGGGGGATCGTGTGGTCGTCGCTGTGGAACGCCACGCGCGACGGGGAGCTGCCCGCCGCGCGCTACCTCGAGATCGTCCGTCGTCACGCCGGGTCCGAGACGAACTCGGCCCTGCGCGCCGACGTGCTCGCGAACGCCTCCTTCGCCATCGGTCACCACGTGGCCGCGACACGCCGACCGCAGGAGCGCTCGGCGTGGCTCGAGACGACGTGGAAGGAACTGACGACGGCCGAGGCATCCAGCGACGCGCAGCTGGCGTGGGCGCGTGCCTTCGGCACCGCGGCGATGTACGACGACGCGAGGGCGACGGAGCTGCGGGGGATGCTGGCGGGCACGGTCGCGGCACCGGACGGCCTGTCGCTCGATCCCGAGCTCCGGTGGGCATGGCTCACCGCGTTGGCGACGACCGGTCACGCGAGCGTCGCCGAGGCCGACGCGGAACTGCGGCGCGACCCCACCGCGAAGGGCCGGACCGCTCACCTCACCGTGCTCGCCTCCCGGCCCGACGCGAAGGTCCGGGCCGCGGCCTGGCACTCGGCGTGGGACGACACGACACTCACCAACGATCACCTCAGCGCGACCATCGCGGGTGCGCGCGCAGGCGGTCGGCGCGACCTCATCGGGTGCTTCGACGACGAGTACTTCGCGCGCATCCGCGGCGTGTGGAGCCGGCGCAGCATCGAGATCGCGGCGCGCCTGGTTCGCGGCCTGTTCCCCGAGGGCGACTCGCTCGAGCAGGTCGACGCCTGGCTCGCGCAGAACGAGGATGCCCCCGCCGCCCTCCGACGGATCGTGCGTGAGCAGCGCGATCATCTCGCGCGCGATCTGCGGGTCCGCGCGGCCCAGCCCGCCTGA
- a CDS encoding 3-hydroxyacyl-CoA dehydrogenase NAD-binding domain-containing protein — MTNYDDIDFSPLRAALDDEVITHSRVRDIRLPSGKVMALITLDNGRDHTRPNTLGPATMLQLGETLDALKARAAAGEIQAVGITGKQYILAAGADLSDIGKLGSKENARLIAQLGHKVFGQLSELGVPSFAFVNGLALGGGLEIALNSTYRTVDASAAAIALPEVFLGIIPGWGGAYLLPNLIGIENALEVVISNPLKQNRMLKPQQAFDYGIVDAIFPAANYLEDSLNWADRVLDGSIKVERKHEPGRIERLTKWPIAIKMARGMLESKIGTVPKSPYAALELLDKAKSGTKAEGFAREDEALAELATGDQFAASMYAFDLVQKRAKRPVGAPDRELAKKVTKVGIIGAGLMASQFALLFVRKLQVPVLITDLDQARVDKGVAHIHEEIGKLEQKGRLDGDSANKLRALVTGTTDKSLYADCDFVIEAVFEEVGVKQQVFGEIEKIVAEDAILATNTSSLSVEEIGANLAHPERLVGFHFFNPVAVMPLIEVVKTPQTSDVALATAFVVAKNLGKNGVLTADAPGFVVNRLLAKVMGEAARAVYEGTPIADVEKAFAPLGLPMGPFQLIDLVGWKVAAHVQDTMVRAFPDRFYANENFHALAELPQVVEKDKGGRVTGWTKAAEKVLKPAVGSSPASAETILRRVQDGLAQEIRIMLDEGVVPEVQDIDLCLILGAGWPFIDGGASPYLDREGASQRVFGDTFHHPVIAGIGSH; from the coding sequence ATGACGAACTACGACGACATCGACTTCTCCCCGCTCCGTGCCGCCCTGGATGACGAGGTGATCACGCACTCCCGGGTGCGCGACATCCGTCTTCCGTCCGGCAAGGTGATGGCCCTCATCACTCTCGACAACGGTCGCGACCACACCCGCCCGAACACGCTGGGCCCCGCCACGATGTTGCAGCTCGGCGAGACGCTCGACGCGCTGAAGGCGCGGGCGGCCGCGGGCGAGATCCAGGCGGTCGGCATCACCGGCAAGCAGTACATCCTCGCCGCCGGCGCCGACCTCTCCGACATCGGCAAGCTCGGCTCCAAGGAGAATGCGCGACTCATCGCGCAGCTCGGCCACAAGGTGTTCGGCCAGCTCTCCGAGCTCGGCGTGCCGTCGTTCGCCTTCGTGAACGGGCTCGCCCTCGGCGGCGGACTCGAGATCGCCCTGAACTCCACCTATCGCACGGTGGATGCCTCGGCCGCGGCGATCGCGCTGCCCGAGGTCTTCCTCGGGATCATCCCCGGCTGGGGCGGCGCGTACCTGCTTCCCAACCTCATCGGGATCGAGAACGCGCTCGAGGTCGTGATCTCGAACCCGCTCAAGCAGAACCGCATGCTCAAGCCGCAGCAGGCGTTCGACTACGGCATCGTCGACGCCATCTTCCCGGCGGCGAACTACCTCGAGGACTCGCTGAACTGGGCCGATCGCGTGCTCGACGGCAGCATCAAGGTCGAGCGCAAGCACGAGCCGGGCAGGATCGAGCGCCTGACCAAGTGGCCGATCGCGATCAAGATGGCCCGCGGCATGCTCGAGTCGAAGATCGGGACGGTCCCCAAGTCGCCGTATGCGGCACTGGAGCTTCTCGACAAGGCGAAGAGCGGCACGAAGGCCGAGGGTTTCGCCCGCGAGGACGAGGCCCTTGCCGAACTGGCGACGGGCGACCAGTTCGCGGCATCCATGTACGCGTTCGATCTCGTGCAGAAGCGCGCGAAGCGTCCGGTCGGCGCTCCCGACAGGGAGCTTGCGAAGAAGGTCACGAAGGTCGGCATCATCGGCGCGGGGCTCATGGCCAGCCAATTCGCGCTGCTGTTCGTCCGCAAGCTGCAGGTGCCGGTGCTCATCACCGACCTCGATCAGGCCCGCGTCGACAAGGGCGTCGCCCACATCCACGAGGAGATCGGCAAGCTCGAGCAGAAGGGGCGCCTCGACGGCGACTCGGCGAACAAGCTGCGCGCGCTCGTGACGGGCACCACCGACAAGAGCCTGTACGCGGACTGCGACTTCGTCATCGAGGCCGTCTTCGAAGAGGTGGGTGTCAAGCAGCAGGTGTTCGGCGAGATCGAGAAGATCGTCGCCGAGGACGCGATCCTCGCGACCAACACCTCGTCGCTGTCCGTCGAGGAGATCGGTGCGAACCTCGCTCACCCCGAGCGCCTCGTCGGCTTCCATTTCTTCAACCCGGTCGCGGTCATGCCGCTCATCGAGGTCGTCAAGACCCCGCAGACCTCGGATGTCGCCCTCGCCACGGCGTTCGTCGTGGCGAAGAACCTCGGCAAGAACGGCGTGCTGACCGCAGACGCGCCGGGCTTCGTGGTCAACCGGCTGCTGGCGAAGGTCATGGGCGAGGCGGCGCGCGCGGTCTACGAGGGCACGCCGATCGCCGACGTCGAGAAGGCGTTCGCACCGCTGGGGCTGCCGATGGGACCGTTCCAGCTGATCGACCTGGTCGGATGGAAGGTGGCCGCGCACGTGCAGGACACCATGGTGCGGGCGTTCCCGGATCGCTTCTACGCGAACGAGAACTTCCACGCCCTCGCCGAGCTGCCGCAGGTGGTCGAGAAGGACAAGGGTGGCCGCGTCACCGGCTGGACGAAGGCGGCGGAGAAGGTGCTCAAGCCCGCCGTGGGCTCCTCGCCCGCCTCGGCTGAGACGATCCTCCGGCGTGTGCAGGACGGACTGGCGCAGGAGATCCGGATCATGCTCGACGAAGGTGTGGTGCCTGAGGTGCAGGACATCGACCTCTGCCTCATCCTCGGGGCCGGCTGGCCCTTCATCGACGGCGGCGCCTCCCCCTACCTCGACCGCGAGGGCGCCTCGCAGCGCGTCTTCGGCGACACCTTCCACCACCCGGTCATCGCGGGCATCGGCTCGCACTGA
- a CDS encoding thiolase family protein has protein sequence MAEISDVFFVDGMRTPFGRAGEKGMYWNTRADDLAVKATIGLMERNPGVPKERVDDVAIAATSQTGDQGLTLGRSVAILAGLPQTVPGFAIDRMCAGAMTSVTTMAASIGVGMYDVALAGGVEHMGHHPIGGNADPNPRFVAEKMVDPGALNMGVTAERIFDRFPHLTKERSDRYGMLSQHKVQAAYDAGKIQPDLVPVAVKDAEGSWGLATEDEGRRPQTTMEDLAALKTPFRPHGRVTAGTSSPLTDGATMSLLAGGGAVKELGLKPKMRLVSFAFAGVQPEIMGIGPIPSTEKALKKAGLTIDDIGLFELNEAFAIQVISLLDHFGIADDDPRVNPWGGAIAFGHPLAASGVRLMIQLAAHFAERPDVRYGLTAMCVGLGQGGSVIWENPFHDGKKRK, from the coding sequence GTGGCCGAGATTTCGGACGTCTTCTTCGTCGATGGCATGCGTACGCCGTTCGGGCGCGCCGGCGAGAAGGGCATGTACTGGAACACCCGCGCGGACGACCTCGCCGTCAAGGCGACGATCGGACTGATGGAGCGCAACCCGGGCGTCCCCAAGGAGCGCGTCGACGACGTCGCGATCGCGGCGACGAGCCAGACCGGCGATCAGGGGCTGACCCTCGGCCGCAGCGTCGCGATCCTGGCCGGGCTCCCCCAGACGGTGCCCGGCTTCGCCATCGACCGCATGTGCGCGGGCGCCATGACGAGCGTCACGACGATGGCCGCGTCGATCGGCGTCGGCATGTACGACGTCGCCCTTGCGGGCGGCGTCGAGCACATGGGCCATCACCCGATCGGCGGCAATGCCGACCCCAACCCCCGTTTCGTGGCCGAGAAGATGGTCGACCCGGGCGCGCTCAACATGGGCGTCACCGCCGAGCGCATCTTCGACCGCTTCCCTCACCTCACCAAGGAGCGCTCGGACCGCTACGGCATGCTCAGCCAGCACAAGGTGCAGGCCGCGTACGACGCAGGCAAGATCCAGCCCGACCTCGTCCCGGTCGCCGTCAAGGACGCCGAGGGATCGTGGGGACTCGCCACCGAGGATGAGGGCCGTCGGCCGCAGACGACGATGGAGGACCTCGCGGCCCTCAAGACCCCGTTCCGCCCGCACGGGCGGGTGACCGCCGGCACCTCGTCGCCGCTCACCGACGGCGCCACCATGTCGCTGCTGGCGGGGGGCGGGGCGGTGAAGGAGCTCGGGCTGAAGCCGAAGATGAGGCTCGTCTCGTTCGCGTTCGCCGGCGTGCAGCCCGAGATCATGGGAATCGGGCCCATCCCGTCCACCGAGAAGGCCCTGAAGAAGGCGGGCCTGACGATCGATGACATCGGCCTGTTCGAACTCAACGAGGCCTTCGCCATCCAGGTCATCTCCCTGCTGGACCACTTCGGCATCGCCGACGACGATCCGCGTGTCAATCCGTGGGGCGGCGCCATCGCCTTCGGTCACCCCCTCGCGGCCTCCGGCGTGCGCCTCATGATCCAGCTCGCCGCCCACTTCGCCGAGCGGCCCGACGTCCGCTACGGCCTGACCGCCATGTGCGTCGGGCTCGGACAGGGCGGATCGGTCATCTGGGAGAACCCGTTCCACGACGGCAAGAAGCGGAAGTAA
- a CDS encoding ribonuclease D, with protein sequence MADYEVIDEIGRLADAARRLAAGHGPVAVDVERASGFRYSQRAYLVQVFRRDAGVFLFDPPPIGDFSALQDAIGHEEWVLHAASQDLPSLRELGLVPDSIFDTELAARLLGHDRVGLGAVVEDTLGITLAKAHSASDWSTRPLPQSWLEYAALDVEHLVDVRDRLAAELGEQGKTEFAVEEFRAVLEREPKPPREEPWRRLSGLHTVRGRRALAVARELWTAREEYARQEDVAPGRLVPDRALVAAVLADPKSKSALAAVKEFTGRASRSQLDRWWAAIEAGRAAGELPLERATGGDSLPPPRAWADRNPEADARLKAARPVVEERAEELRMPTENLLTPDLLRRVAWAPPEPVSVESVADALTALGARPWQIAQTAQLIADAFVGSVQAVSEPSETAS encoded by the coding sequence GTGGCTGACTACGAGGTGATCGACGAGATCGGCCGGCTCGCCGACGCCGCGCGCCGCCTGGCCGCCGGCCACGGGCCCGTCGCCGTCGATGTCGAGCGGGCCTCCGGGTTCCGCTATTCGCAGCGGGCGTACCTGGTGCAGGTGTTCCGGCGCGATGCCGGTGTCTTCCTCTTCGATCCTCCGCCGATCGGCGACTTCAGCGCACTCCAGGACGCGATCGGCCACGAGGAGTGGGTCCTGCACGCCGCCAGCCAGGACCTGCCGTCGCTGCGGGAGCTGGGCCTCGTCCCCGATTCGATCTTCGACACCGAACTGGCGGCGCGACTGCTCGGACACGACCGGGTCGGCCTCGGCGCCGTCGTCGAGGACACCCTCGGCATCACGCTCGCCAAGGCGCACTCCGCATCGGACTGGTCGACCCGGCCGTTGCCGCAGTCGTGGCTGGAGTATGCCGCGCTGGACGTCGAGCACCTCGTGGACGTCCGCGACCGGCTGGCCGCGGAGCTCGGCGAGCAGGGCAAGACGGAGTTCGCGGTCGAGGAGTTCCGCGCCGTCCTCGAGCGCGAGCCGAAGCCGCCGCGCGAAGAGCCGTGGCGTCGCCTCAGCGGCCTGCACACGGTACGCGGACGCCGGGCGCTCGCGGTCGCGCGTGAGCTGTGGACGGCGCGCGAGGAGTACGCCCGGCAGGAGGACGTCGCCCCGGGGCGCCTCGTGCCCGATCGTGCGCTGGTCGCCGCCGTCCTCGCCGACCCCAAGTCCAAGAGCGCCCTGGCCGCCGTGAAGGAGTTCACCGGCCGCGCGAGCCGCTCCCAGCTCGATCGCTGGTGGGCCGCGATCGAGGCCGGCCGTGCTGCCGGCGAGCTCCCCCTCGAGCGCGCCACCGGCGGCGACTCGCTCCCTCCGCCCCGCGCGTGGGCCGATCGCAATCCCGAGGCCGACGCCCGGCTCAAGGCGGCACGGCCGGTCGTCGAGGAGCGGGCGGAAGAGCTGCGCATGCCGACCGAGAACCTGCTCACCCCCGACCTGCTGCGTCGCGTCGCGTGGGCGCCGCCCGAGCCGGTGTCGGTGGAGTCCGTGGCGGATGCGCTGACCGCGCTCGGCGCGCGCCCGTGGCAGATTGCGCAGACTGCACAGTTGATCGCCGATGCCTTTGTGGGATCCGTGCAAGCCGTGTCGGAGCCCTCCGAAACCGCTTCGTAG
- a CDS encoding DUF3000 domain-containing protein, whose amino-acid sequence MADQRPPAAPSSFEQAADAVRSMSFRADVTVREIPAPQGLAPQSLAIAGDVRSSPDDVDSPYGTGRLVLLHDPQEPASWNGPWRIVCFAQAPLEPEIGIDPLLADVAWTWLTDALSSRRAGFHSASGTATKTLSKGFGSLAAEGEGAQIELRASWSPEGAIAPHVEAWAELVCMLAGLPPGSEGIAMLGSRRTPRG is encoded by the coding sequence GTGGCAGACCAGCGTCCCCCCGCGGCTCCGAGCTCATTCGAGCAGGCAGCCGACGCGGTGCGGTCGATGTCGTTCCGCGCCGATGTGACGGTGCGCGAGATCCCGGCTCCGCAGGGGCTCGCGCCGCAGTCGCTCGCGATCGCCGGCGATGTGCGCTCCTCTCCCGACGACGTCGATTCGCCCTATGGCACGGGCCGGCTCGTCCTGCTGCACGATCCGCAGGAGCCGGCCTCGTGGAACGGCCCGTGGCGCATCGTGTGCTTCGCCCAGGCCCCGCTCGAGCCTGAGATCGGGATCGACCCGCTGCTGGCCGATGTCGCGTGGACCTGGCTCACCGACGCGCTGTCGTCACGTCGAGCCGGCTTCCACTCGGCGTCGGGCACGGCGACCAAGACGCTGTCGAAAGGCTTCGGCTCGCTGGCCGCGGAGGGAGAGGGCGCGCAGATCGAACTGCGGGCGTCATGGTCACCGGAAGGCGCGATCGCCCCGCACGTGGAAGCATGGGCGGAGTTGGTGTGCATGCTGGCCGGGCTTCCGCCCGGCTCGGAAGGGATCGCGATGCTGGGTTCGCGCAGGACGCCGCGTGGCTGA
- a CDS encoding alpha/beta hydrolase, with the protein MVASRRAAMAGATRTPDGRTRAPAYVAGVKAALAVLSVALGATLGALTAGSVLMARRVVTPRRREPDTRILALDTAAQTITLSRTPDTVLPGRYGLFTKGTSDYIKLGSVLSQDATSVKRKLLTHIGADAQLEPEAGFSGWYYDRPEQLHLPYTPELIGSTVGPCPAWLFPARDAETWVIQVHGRGTTRAECLRAVPVFHALGITALVVSYRNDGEAPRSRTGTYTLGSTEWRDVDAAVGFARRRGARRIVVMGWSMGGAIALQLSLNSAHRDAIAGLILESPVVDWNLVVKYQARGQHVPDAVTGLAMEALRTEWAAPLTRTGAAIRLDQLDVLSRAGELRHPILILHSDDDGYVPSDASHDLVVARPDLVQMQVFEVARHTKLWNYDQERWSDSIRTWLEGQGLLPT; encoded by the coding sequence ATGGTCGCCTCCAGGCGCGCCGCGATGGCCGGCGCAACCCGCACTCCCGACGGCCGGACGCGCGCGCCCGCTTACGTCGCCGGGGTCAAGGCCGCCCTCGCAGTGCTGAGCGTGGCGCTCGGGGCGACGCTCGGCGCCCTCACCGCCGGATCGGTCCTGATGGCACGCCGCGTGGTCACGCCGCGGCGGCGGGAGCCGGACACCCGCATCCTGGCGCTCGACACGGCGGCGCAGACGATCACGCTCTCGCGGACGCCCGACACGGTGCTGCCGGGCCGGTACGGCCTGTTCACGAAGGGCACCTCCGACTACATCAAGCTGGGTTCCGTGCTCTCGCAGGATGCCACGAGCGTCAAGCGCAAGCTGCTCACCCATATCGGCGCCGATGCGCAGCTCGAGCCGGAGGCCGGCTTCAGCGGCTGGTACTACGACCGTCCCGAGCAGCTGCACCTGCCGTACACCCCCGAACTGATCGGATCGACGGTCGGCCCGTGCCCCGCCTGGCTCTTCCCGGCCCGCGACGCAGAAACCTGGGTCATCCAGGTGCACGGGCGCGGCACGACGCGCGCGGAATGCCTCCGCGCCGTCCCGGTCTTCCACGCACTCGGCATCACCGCCCTCGTCGTCTCGTATCGCAACGACGGCGAGGCGCCGCGCAGTCGCACCGGAACCTACACCCTCGGCTCGACGGAGTGGCGCGACGTCGATGCCGCTGTCGGCTTCGCACGCCGGCGCGGCGCCCGCCGCATCGTGGTCATGGGCTGGTCGATGGGCGGGGCGATCGCGCTGCAGCTGTCGCTGAACTCGGCGCATCGCGACGCGATCGCCGGCCTGATCCTGGAGTCCCCGGTCGTCGACTGGAACCTGGTGGTGAAGTACCAGGCGCGCGGCCAGCATGTGCCCGACGCGGTGACCGGCCTGGCGATGGAGGCGCTGCGCACCGAGTGGGCCGCACCGCTCACCCGTACCGGTGCGGCCATCCGCCTCGACCAGCTCGACGTGCTGTCGCGGGCCGGCGAGCTGCGGCATCCGATCCTGATCCTGCACAGCGACGACGACGGCTACGTCCCCTCCGACGCATCCCACGACCTGGTCGTGGCCCGCCCCGACCTCGTGCAGATGCAGGTGTTCGAGGTCGCTCGTCACACGAAGCTCTGGAACTACGACCAGGAACGGTGGAGCGACAGCATCCGCACGTGGCTCGAGGGGCAGGGCCTGCTGCCCACCTGA